TCGGCCTCCGCCAGCGGCTTGCCCTGCTCGGCCGTCATGATGCGGGCGAGGTCCTTGCGGTGTTCCAGCAAAAGGTCGTGCCAGCGCTCCAGCAGAGTGGCGCGCTCGGCCGCCGGCCGCGCCTTCCAGGCCGGAAACGCAGCCTCCGCTGCGGCGATGGCCGCGTTGGTTTCCGCCTCATCACAGGCCGGAATCGTGCCGATCTCGATGCCCGTCGCCGGATCGCGCACCGGCAGCTCCTCGCCAGAAGCGGCGCCCACCCACTCGCCACCGATCAGGGCGCGGCCGACGAGAAGCGTGCGGTCTTCGAGAGCGACAATCGACATGGAGGACCTCGTTCAGTAGCCGCGATCGCGGTCGATCAGGCCGAGCAGGGGTTCGCCTGCCTGGTGGCGCCGCAGATTCTCAAGGACGATGTCGAGCGAGGCCTCGGAACGCGAGCGGCTGGCGATGTGTGGCGTGAGCAGGACCTTGGGGTGGTTCCAGAGCGGATGCCCGGCGGGCAGCGGCTCCGGCTCGCAGACGTCCAGCACCGCTGCTGCGAGATGGTCGCTGTCCAGCGCGGCCAGCAGGGCGTCCTGATCGAGATGGCCGCCCCGGCCGGCATTGACCAGCATCGCGCCCTGCGGCAGCCGGGCGAAGAGCTCGGCCCCGAGCAGGCCGCGCGTCGCGTCGGTCAGCGGCAGCAGGCAGATCAGGATGTCGCTGCGGGCGAGGAAGTCCGGCAGTTCGTCATCGCCGGCGAAGGTCACGATCCCGTCGACCTCATGCCGCGAGCGGCTCCAGCCGGCGACCCCGAAGCCGAATTCGGCGAGCTTCAGCGCGCAGGCCTTGCCGAGCATGCCGAGGCCCAGAACGCCGACGCGACGCTCTGTGGTCGGCCTGATTCGGAGCGGCTTCCAGGCCTGTTCCCGTTGCGCGGCGATGTAGGGCACGAGATCACGATGCAGGGCCAGCACCGACATGGTGACGTATTCGACCATGCTGTCGACGAGCCCGGGCTCGATCATCCGCACGATCGGCAGGTGCGCCGGTATGTCCGCCAGGTTCAACTGGTCGACACCGGCGCCGACCGAGACGAGCAGTTCGAGATTGGGAAACTGGCCGAGCAGGTTGTCGGGCGGAAGCCAGGCGGCGAGATAGCGGATGTCGGCGGGGTCGCCGATATCCGGCCAGATCCGAAACGGCAGCTCGGGCGCCTTGTCCGCAAGCAGCCGCGTCCACTCCTCGGCGCGGGCGGCATCGGACTTGAGCAGCAGCGTCATCGTGTCGACCTCGCGGACATCAGCCGAGCGCCTGGTTGATCAGGGCGTGGAGGCGCGCCGGGCCGGGCGCGGCCGGCAGATCGCCGCGCACCATTGCGACAACGTCCCCGGCCGGCGCAAGACCATGCTGTGCCAGCCAATCGCCGAGCCCTGAGCCAAGCCGCAGATCGACCCGGATGAACTGGCCGGTCCGGCCATGCAGCCAGCAGGCGATCAGCGTGCGCGCGTCAGCTTCGTCAGCCGCCACGACCGGGCCGATCACATGGCCACGGCCGAAGGCCCGCAGGATGCTGAAGCCGACGGGCTGGCCGGCCTTCTCCAACACCAGGCACTGGCCACATTCCAGCAGGGCCGCAAGGCTCGGCCCGCGCTCCAGGCCGGTCGCGGCGCGGTCGAGACGCTCCAGAATGGGAAGGTCGGCGGAGCTTGCCGGACGCAGCCGCTCGCCAGCGCCAAGTTGCGGCGCGGCAACGGCGAGCACGTGCCCGTGCTGCTGGCGTACGCCACCGCAGGGCCGGAAGCCGCTTTTGGCATAGAGCGGCTCACCGGCGGCTGTGGCATTCAGCATCAGCGAGCGCCCTTCGGCCTGCACGAGCAGGGCCTGCATGAGGCGCCGGCCGATGCCGCCCCCTTGCGCCTCGGGCGCGACGATGATCATCCCGAGCGTCGCATGGCTCTTGCCATAGGGCCACCACAGAGCCGAGGCGACGAGCTTTCCATCTCGCACGCCGACGACGCCGCCGCCGAGTCCGATCGCGAACTCCCAGTCCTCGCGGCGATACGGCCAGCCGACACGCCGTGACAGCTCCGCGCCGAGCCCCGCGTCGCCGGCAGCGATCGGACGCAGCGTCAACGCCTCCGGGGCTGCGATCTCAGCCATTGGCGATTCCTGCCATGGCGCCGGGTCCCGTGGCGCTCACGATCCGACCTCCTGGACGACGTAGACCTTGGCGAGATGCTCATTGCTGTCCCAGGCGCATGGCGTGCCGTAGGGGACGAAGACGCTCTCGCCCGCCCTGACCTGAACCGGACGTCCGTCCTCCCCGGTGAGGGTGACGCTGCCAACGAGGATATGCATCAGCTCGTTGACCGGCTGCGGGCGCAGAACACGTCGATACGGCGTCGAATCCCAGATGCCGGCACGCAAACGCGATGCCTCGTCGGTGAAGGCGTTGAAGCTGCGGCACTGTGGCACCGGCCCTTCGATAAGGTTGGATGGAGGCGGCGAGGAGGCCGACAGCGGCGCATCGGCCGGCAGCTCCGTCACGCCGGGCGCTGCGGAAGCATCGCCGGTGCTGGCGCAGAAGGCCCAGCGGGTGCCGGGCGCCGCCTCGACGCGCAGGGCCGTGCCACGCGCGATCACGATGCTCTCGCCGGCCTGGATCGGGCGCTTGCTGCCCTCCGTGAGCGACAAGTCGAGACGCCCGGCCGTAACGACGAGTACCTCTGTGTGCGGGAAGGCCGCAATCTCCGTCGCGCCCGAGAACGCGGCGCTCCCCACTGCCAGATCCTGCGCACCACTCCAGACGACCTCCCGGCCGGCGGCGAATGGATCCTGTTCGGAGAACGACTTGGCGCCGGAGGTGCCGGCACGATTGGCGAGTACGATCGGAGCAGTCGACATGGAAGCCTCTCCCAGCATGATGGTGCTGAGCTAGGACGTTTCGTCCCCGGCGGATTGGAGGAAATTCTCAGGATGACATGTCGTCGCCGCGCACGGGGCGACGCTGAATTACTTTTCTGCTGCGCCGATGCGCGGCAGGCTCCCGATCAGGAGACGTTCCTAACCAGGTCGCGCCGGCACGACGGCTCGCGGGAGCTTTTACCCGGGTAAAGAGTCGCTGCTCCGCATGTCCGAGCGATGGTTTCGCGCACGAGCCCGCGCAGCCATGCGCGAGGGGCGTTGCGATCGGTCCGTTGATGCCAGGCCACCTTCACGGCAATGGGGACGCTATCTGATCTTCAGCCCATCTAAAGGCAGGTCCATCCGCCGTCGGCCATGATCGACGAACCCGTAATCATTGCGGCCCCGGAACTGGCGACGAAGACCATCACGCTTGCGATTTCTTCGGGCTCCGCGAGTCGAGCCAGCGGCATGCGGGAAACCTGTGCGGAGAATTCCTTCGACGTTGCCGACGCCCGCTCGGTCATCTCAGTCCGCGTGAAGGTCGGCGACACACAGACGCAACGGATCCCATACGGCGCCAGGTCGAGGGCCATGCACTTGTTCAGCCCCTCGAGCGCGTGCTTGCTTGCCGTGTAGCTGGCCCGCCCGGCGGCGCCGACATGGCCGAGCTGCGACGATGTCTGGATGATCACGCCCTTGATGCCGGCCGAGACCATCGATTGCGCGACAGTTCGGGCCACGAGGAAAGCGCCTCGCACATTGACTGCCATGATCGTGTCGAAGGTTTCCGAGGCAATGTCGAGAATGTTACCGGGGGCATGGGTCCCGGCATTGTTCACCAGAACGTCGAACGTCCGCCCGGCAATGGCCCCGATGACCTCCTCCTCGTTACAGACATCGAAGCAAAGCGCTTCTGCCGCCACACCATCGAGAACAAGAGCGCCAAGTGCGTGATCCAGTCCCGCCCTGGAACGCGCGGCCACTGTCACCGCTGCGCCCAGGGCACCGAACGCCTTGGCCGCCGCGAAGCCGATACCGGACGTGCCCCCCGTAACCAGGATGCGCTTGCCGTCGAACCGCTCGGACATCTCTCTTCCCTGAATTGTCAGACGCTGTTGCGGATCATGTCCGCGGCCTTCTCGGCAATCATGATCGTCGGCGCATTGGTGTTGCCGTTGATGAGGCGCGGCATGACCGATGCGTCCACAACACGCAGCGCCTCAATCCCTCGAACCCGAAGCGCGAGGTCGACGACGGAACCGGAATCCGCGCCCATTCGGCAGGTGCCGGCGGCATGCATGTTCGAGAAGGCACGCCTGCGGAGATCGGACACGAGATCCCGCTCGCTTTCGACAGGCAGCCCCGGCGTGACCTCTTCGATTCGCCAAGGTGCCCAGCAGGGTTGGGCGGCCAGACGCCGGATCCAGCGCATGCCTGAGATCAATGCGGCGACATCGTCCTCGTGCTGTAGGAAGCCGAAGCTGATGCTGGGGGCGTCATGCGGCTCGGGGCTGCGAAGGCGCACGCTTCCGCGCGCTTTCGGCGTCATATGGACGGGGCTCATGGTGAAGCCGGAGAAAGTGTCGGGCGCTACACCATCCCTCCCCCGCTGAGCGGCACTGCCGGGGTTGATGTAGAGATTGAGATCCGGACGCGGCAGGTCCGGGCTGCTGCGGACGAAGGCAGCAGTTGCCAGACCGTTGGCCGCGAGCGGTCCGCCGCCGGTCGCCAGGTAGCGGGCGAGGGCGATGCCCTGCCGTATCGGGCTTCGGGCAAAGTCGTTCAGGGTCCGCCCGTGTCCGCAGCGGTAGACCAGCGATGTCTGGAAATGGTCCTGGAGGTTTCGTCCGACGTCTGGAAGATCGCAGACCACCGGCAGGTCGTGGGATCTGATCTCGCCCGCCGGGCCGATGCCGGAAAGCAGCAGGAGCTGAGGCGAGTTGAAGGCGCCTCCCGCAAGGATCACCTCGCGCAGCGCATTCGCCAGGCGCGGTTCGGTACCCAGACGATACTCGATGCCGCGCGCCCGCCGATTCTCGACCACGACACGCGTGACCAGGGCTCGGGTGCGAATCTTCAGGTTGTGCCGATGGCGCGCAGGCGCGAGGTAGCTTGCCGCCGCGCTCATCCGCCGTCCACGGCGGATCGTCGACTGATAGAACCCATAGCCTTCCTGACTGGGGCCATTGAAGTCCGCGTTGTGTGACAGCCCTGACTGCCGGCAGGCCTCGAGGAAGGTCTTGGCGATGGGCCAGACATAGGCTGGCTCCGTGACCGGGACAGGCCCGCCGACACCATGCGCATCGTCGGCGCCGCGAACCTGATCCTCCGCCTTGCGGAAATACGGCAACACGGACTGCCAGTCCCATCCGACGCAGCCCTGTTCCGCCCACTCGTCGTAGTCTTCCCGCTGACCGCGGATATAGACCATGCCGTTGATCGAGCTCGTGCCGCCGAGCACCTTCCCGCGCGGCTGGAAGAGCGTGCGGTTCCCAAGCCCGGGTTCCGGCTCGCTCTCGTAGGCCCAGTTGATCCGGGTATCCGCGAAGAGACGCGGATAGCCCATGGGAATGTGGATGAAAGGATTGGTGTCGGCGCCGCCGGCCTCCACGAGCAGCACGCTGTGACGCCCGGCCTCCGAAAGGCGGGCGGCGAGCACGCAGCCCGCCGACCCGGCACCCACGACGATGTAGTCGAAGGACTCTATCTCCACGACTGGCTCGGCCGCGTCAGAGACGAGAGCGGATCGACTGCAGCAGCCGGTCCATCTTCTCCGCCGTCGCGGCGACTTCCTGCTTGACCGGCCGGTCGTTGAGGATGATCCGCTGCAACATATCCTCGATGAGGCCGCTGGTCAGCACCGGTGCCGCAAACGGATTCAGGCCGAAATCCATGCCGGCCATGACACCGCGCTCGACGCTGTCGAGCGTCGATTTCACCACGTTCGGATAGGCGGCGATCACCGGATTGTCGGTGAAGCGCTTCATGTCCGCCTTGCGATAGGCCGGGAACATGAAGAGCGGGATCGTCGTGAGGAACGGCATGTAGCTGTCCTCGGCGAACAGGTAGGCGAGGAATTTTTGCGCGTCCTCGCTGTTCCTGCCCTTCGGCAATACAGCGGCGATCAGGTTCGTCTGATAGCCCGGCGTCACCTTGCTCGGCATCAGCGTCGCGTCGAGGTTCTTGGCGACCTCCGGCGCGTCCTGGGCGGCGACGCCGATGATCGCGGCGCTGTCGTTGCACATCGACTGCTTGCCGCTGTTCACCAGGCTGAACGTATCGGCGAGGCGAAGATTGGCGATGCCGGGGCCGCTCGTTTTGCGGCCGACCTCGGCAAGCCATTCGGTCGCCTGGCGGACGGGTTCGCTGTCGAACAGCATCTCGCCCTTGGCGTCGTAGAAATGGCCACCGGCCGACTGGGTCATGCACCACAGGAATTCGGCGCCCGCATAGTCGTCCTTCGCGAGCTTCAGGATGTTCCCGTAATACTCCGGTGGCTTCGTCATCGCGATCGCGGCCTTGAGATTGTCCTCCCAGGTCACAGGGACGGGCAGGCCCGCAGCCGCGAGTCGATCCTTCCGGTAGACGCTGATGAAGCTGTGCACGTAGTGCGGCAGGCTGACATAGGCGCCGTTGAACTTGCACGACTTCTCGATGAGGCCGGGAATGAAGGTCTCCGGTCCGCCAAGCGTCTTCAGCACCGGCTCCGTGGAATGGAGTGCGCCAGCGATCGACATCGGGATGGCATTGCGTCCGAGCGTGATGGCGACGTCGGGCAGGGCGTTGGCGGCGCGCGCTGCCGGCCAGCGCTGCCCAAAGGCGGCCCAGGACATCACTTCGATCTCGACCTTGATGCCGGGATTGGCCGTCTGGAAGCGGTCCGCGACGCCGCGCATGAAGTCGGAGCGGACCTTCTGCGTGTAGCTGTGCCAGAAGACGACCTTGCGCTCGCCCTGCGCGTGAACTGCCGGAGCGGCGAGTATGGTGGCCGCAGCCGCCCCCCTTGAGCAAGGCCCGTCGTGAAACCTGCAGACGCATGTCCTGTTTCTCCCTCACTGGATGCCGGTCGACATCTCTTCATTTTTTGAACTTAGTTCCAAAATTAAATTCAAGGCTGGTTCGATGTCAATAAGTGAGATTCCATACAGATCTGACAAAATTGAAAAATCTGATACAAGCCTGCTTGACAGCTGGCTTAGGCTCTGAATTTTTAGAACTCAGTTCAGGAATTGATCAATGGCTGGCAGCCTTTTGGAACGCACCTTCAACATGCTCGCATTGCTGAGCGCGGCGCGCAGCGGCCTGCCGCTGCAGCAGTTGGCGGATGAACTCGAGGTCCCGAAAAGCGCGGTGCATCGCCTGCTTTCCGAGCTCGGCCGACTCGGCCTGACGCGGCAGGAGCCTGTGACCGGGCACTACATGCTGACCACCAAGCTGCTGTCGCTTGGTTTCTCCTATTTGGCGGCGAGCGGCGTCGTGGACGTCGCGCAGCCCGTGCTCGACCAGTTGGCCCGGGAAAGCGGCGAGCTCGTGCGCCTGGCTGTCGTGGACGGCAACACGCTGACCTGGGTTGCAAAGTCGCAGGGTGCGCGATCCGGCATGCGTTACGATCCGGAGATGGGCGGGCATCCGACCCTGTTCTGCACGGCGACGGGGCAGGCCTGGCTCGCGACGCTCGATGATCGGCAAGCGGTAGGTATCGCGATTGCGTCGGGGCTGGAGCATGCGGCCGAATACGGTCCCAACGCACCGCGCACCGTGGCCGTTCTGCAGCGGAGACTGAACAAGACCAGGGCCGATGGCTACGCGATGGTGGTGGAAAGCGCCGCGGTCGGCGCTTCGGCGATGGCCTGCGCGATCATGTCGCCGGCCAGCGGACAGGCGATCGGCACGGTCAGCATCGCGGGCCCGAGCTTCCGCCTGAACGAAACGCGCATGCGCCAGCTGTCTCAGAGCCTTGTGGGCGCGGCGCGAGAGCTTTCACAGACCAGCATCGGCTCGGACTTCTTCTCTCCGTTGGCCCGCGCGGCCACTGCCTGAACATTGGAGATATCGATGGTCGCCAATCCCCTCGCGCGCCCGTTCAGCGGCCTGATTTCGGCGCCGTTCATGCCGATGCTTCCGGACGGTGCGATCGATTGGGCCTCGCTACGCCGCTATACGGACTGGATCGTCTCGCAGAAGCCCGATGCGGTCGCGGTCAATATGGATGCGGCCGAGGGACCGGCTCTGACTGCCGAAGAGCGCGTCGAGGTGATGCGCGTCTGCGCCGATGTCAATGCCGGCCGTGTGCCGCTGCTGAGCGGGCTGATCGGCGGCTCGACCGAGGGGATGATCGCCCATGGTCGCGATCTGCTCGCGGCCGGCGCCGAAGGCTTCTGCGTCTTCCCGCCCATGCCGGTCTTCATCGGCTCGCCGATCCCGGCGGAGATGATCCGCCGCTTCCACGGCGACATCGCGCAGGCGCTTCGCGTGCCGCTGATCGCGTTCCAGTTCCCGCGCGGATGGGGGCCGGACTATTCCGGCGACATGCTGACGGCACTCGCCAGCATCGACGAGGTCATCGCGATCAAGGAATCGTCGTTCGACGCCAATCAGACGATCCAGGCCGTGGAAAGCATTGCGCGCCTGGAAAGACCGATCGGCATTCTCACGGGCAGCGATACATTCATCTATGAGGCGATGTTGATGGGCTGTGGCGGCGCGCTGATCGGCTTTGCCGGTACGGCAGTCGCCGAGTTGGTCGACATGCAGCGCGCCCATCGCGCCGGCGACACTGCGAAGGGCTTTGCGATCTGGTCGCGGCTGGCACCGCTCGCCCGCTATTGCTGGCGCCCGCCTATCCGCGACTTCCGCCCACGCATGAAGGAGCTCCTGGTGATGCAGGGAGTGATCGATCACGCGGCGGTGCGCAGGCCACAGCTTGGCATTTCGAGCGAGGAGCGCAACGTCATCGCGCGCCTCGGGCGCGAGGCTGGCCTCATTTCATGAGGGTGCACGACACCAGCAGCGGGCAATGGCCCCCAATGCCCGACCGAACATGGTCGTCGGACCGGTGCCAGCCGAAAGCGCGAAGCGGGAGGCGGCAGTGGTGACTGCCTGGTCCTCCGGACATCCCGCGTCGGCGTCCCGCCAGCGCATGACGACCCGCCTCTTCGCGGCGTTCGACCGACACTTCCAATTGCTGTTCATCCTGCCCGGCCTGCTATGCCTCGTCGGCATCGTCGCCTATCCGGTCGTCTGGAACCTCGTCGCCGCCTTTACCAATGCCAATCTGATTTACGAGGGTTGGCGGTTCACGGGGCTCGACAATTTCCGCCTCGTTCTGGCCGACGCGGAATTCGTGACCTCGACGTTTCGCACGCTGGTCTGGACCTTCGTGTCGGTCGTGCTCCAGCTTTTCGTCGGGCTCGTCGCGGCACTGTGTCTCGAGAAGGTCACGGCCGGGCGATCGCTCCTGCGCATGGCGTTGATCGTGCCTTGGGCCTTTCCGGCGATCATCATGGCGTTCGCCTGGCGCTACATGCTCGATGCGAGCTACGGCGTCGCCAACTATTTCATGATGATCCTCGGGCTGATCGGGATGCCGCACGCCTGGCTCGGCGAGACCGGGACGGCGATGGCGGCGCTGATCGCCATGAACGTCTGGTTCGGCTTCCCTTTCATGATGGTCGCCATGATCGCAGGCCTGCAGACCATTCCGCGGGAGCTGTACGAGGCAGCTCGCATGGACGGCGCTTCGCCCTGGCAGGAGTTCCTGTACGTGACGCTGCCGGGGCTGAAGGGCATCGTCGCCACGCTCGCGACGCTGCGTACGATCTGGATCTTCAACAATTTCGAGTTCCCGTACCTGACGACCGGCGGCGGCCCCATCGACGCCACGACGACTTTGCCGATCTACGCCTTCAAGGTCGGCTGGACGCAGTATGAACTCGGCCGGATGGCGGCCGTCTCCGTGCTGATGCTGGCCATCCTTACCGTCACGACGGTGCTTTACCTGCGGCTGCTCAGGGAGGAGGACGATGCCTGACATCGTTGCCCGCCCCCGCGCCGGGTCGTTGCTGAAGCTGGCCGTGCCCTACATTATTCTCGCCGTGCTCGCCGCTTGGGCGTTGTTTCCGCTCGCCTGGATGATCTTCTCGTCCCTGAAGAGCTATGCGGAGCTCTATCGCTTTCCGCCAAGCTTCTCGCTCCGCGATCTCGGTTTTCACAACTACCGCGACGTCATCGTCTCCACGCCGTTCCTCAGTTTCCTCAAGAGCAGCACCATCGTCGCGCTGGCCAGCACGATCCTCGGCACGACGATCGCCGCCATGGCGGCCTATGTGCTGGCGCGCCGGCTGGTCCGCGGTTCGGGCGCGCTGACCAAGCTGCTCCTCATCGCCTACATCTTTCCGCCCATTCTGGTCGCGATCCCGCTCTTCCTGGTCGTCAATCACGTCGGGCTGGCGAACACGCAGGCCGGGCTCGTGCTCGTGCACATCGCCTACACGTTCCCGTTCTCGACCTGGATGCTGATCTCCTTCTTTCGACGCGTGCCCGTCGAACTCGAGGAGGCAGCGCGAATCGACGGCGCCAGCAACCTGACGATGTTCTTCCGGATCACTCTGCCGCTCGTCGCACCGGGACTCGTGACCGTCGCGGTATTCGCCTTCATCTCATCGTGGAATGAATTCCTGCTGTCGCTGATCATCCTGGGCGCTGGCGACCAGCGCACGCTCTCGGTCGGTCTCTACAGCCTCGTTGGTGGCGAGTTCGCCCAATGGGGAACCGCGATGGCAGCGACGACGCTCGCGATCATCCCCACGCTCCTGCTCTTCCTCGCGGTGCAGAACCGCATGGCGGCCGGTCTGACGGCTGGTGCCGTGAAAGGGTGACCATGGTTCCGTTGCGGATCGCGATCATCGGGTGCGGCATGATCGGGCGCATCCACGCCGACCGCCTGGCCGGGCTCGGCCATGCGATCGTCGCAGCGAGCGATCCCGATCTCGAACGCGCGCGCGCCGTGGCGGCGGGCGGAAGAGCATACCAGGATCATCGCGATCTACTGCGCGAGGGCGGTATCGACGTCGCTTGCGTCTGCAGCCCCACGCCACATCACCACGGCGCGGTCATGGATTGCGCGGCTGCGGGCGTGCACGTCTTCCTCGAGAAGCCGATGTCGGTGACACTCGATGAGGGTCGCGAGATGGCCGCCGCCATGGAGGCCGCGGGCCTGGCGCTCGGCTTCGGCTTCAAGATGCGCTTCGAGGCGGTGTTCGCTGAGGCGCGCCGGCTGGTCGCGGAAGGCACGATCGGGCGGCCGCGCTACGCCACGTTCTCGTTCTACCAGCCCACCCCACCAGGCGAGCGGATCTGGTACGCCGACATCGGCGTGCTGCGGGACATGCTCGTGCACATGATCGATCTCGCAGGCTGGCTGCTGGATGCCGGCCCGAGCGCCGTGCGCGCCCGGACCGATCGCGAGATCGGCCGCGCCGGCGAGGACAAGGCCTTCATCGACATCGATTTCGGCGAGCGCGTCGAGGCCCGCATCCAGGGCGGTTATCTCGCTGACTATCCCGATGTGGCGGGCCGGGAGGACATCGTATTCCAGATCGTCGGCGAGCGCGGATACGTTCTCGGCAAGCGCCCCGATCTCCTCCTCGCCGTCACAGCTGATGGGTCGCGGACGCACGCGCTTGCACCGATCGACGCCTTTGCAGCGGAGCTGAAGGCCTTCACGGATGCCCTCGCGGCTCGCGAACTGCCCCCGGTGACAGGCCGCGACGGGCTGCGTGCCCAGGCCATGATCGATGCGGCAGAGCGTTCGGCCGCGGCCGGCGGCGCCGAGGCGCGCATCCCCCGATGGCATTGACTGGCCGGCATGGCCGCTTTCGGTGAAATGGGCAACGCGATGCGCATCCTCATGCATTCCATGGCGT
This sequence is a window from Bosea vestrisii. Protein-coding genes within it:
- a CDS encoding carbohydrate ABC transporter permease — encoded protein: MPDIVARPRAGSLLKLAVPYIILAVLAAWALFPLAWMIFSSLKSYAELYRFPPSFSLRDLGFHNYRDVIVSTPFLSFLKSSTIVALASTILGTTIAAMAAYVLARRLVRGSGALTKLLLIAYIFPPILVAIPLFLVVNHVGLANTQAGLVLVHIAYTFPFSTWMLISFFRRVPVELEEAARIDGASNLTMFFRITLPLVAPGLVTVAVFAFISSWNEFLLSLIILGAGDQRTLSVGLYSLVGGEFAQWGTAMAATTLAIIPTLLLFLAVQNRMAAGLTAGAVKG
- a CDS encoding GMC family oxidoreductase, with the translated sequence MEIESFDYIVVGAGSAGCVLAARLSEAGRHSVLLVEAGGADTNPFIHIPMGYPRLFADTRINWAYESEPEPGLGNRTLFQPRGKVLGGTSSINGMVYIRGQREDYDEWAEQGCVGWDWQSVLPYFRKAEDQVRGADDAHGVGGPVPVTEPAYVWPIAKTFLEACRQSGLSHNADFNGPSQEGYGFYQSTIRRGRRMSAAASYLAPARHRHNLKIRTRALVTRVVVENRRARGIEYRLGTEPRLANALREVILAGGAFNSPQLLLLSGIGPAGEIRSHDLPVVCDLPDVGRNLQDHFQTSLVYRCGHGRTLNDFARSPIRQGIALARYLATGGGPLAANGLATAAFVRSSPDLPRPDLNLYINPGSAAQRGRDGVAPDTFSGFTMSPVHMTPKARGSVRLRSPEPHDAPSISFGFLQHEDDVAALISGMRWIRRLAAQPCWAPWRIEEVTPGLPVESERDLVSDLRRRAFSNMHAAGTCRMGADSGSVVDLALRVRGIEALRVVDASVMPRLINGNTNAPTIMIAEKAADMIRNSV
- a CDS encoding IclR family transcriptional regulator, with the protein product MAGSLLERTFNMLALLSAARSGLPLQQLADELEVPKSAVHRLLSELGRLGLTRQEPVTGHYMLTTKLLSLGFSYLAASGVVDVAQPVLDQLARESGELVRLAVVDGNTLTWVAKSQGARSGMRYDPEMGGHPTLFCTATGQAWLATLDDRQAVGIAIASGLEHAAEYGPNAPRTVAVLQRRLNKTRADGYAMVVESAAVGASAMACAIMSPASGQAIGTVSIAGPSFRLNETRMRQLSQSLVGAARELSQTSIGSDFFSPLARAATA
- a CDS encoding cupin domain-containing protein; amino-acid sequence: MSTAPIVLANRAGTSGAKSFSEQDPFAAGREVVWSGAQDLAVGSAAFSGATEIAAFPHTEVLVVTAGRLDLSLTEGSKRPIQAGESIVIARGTALRVEAAPGTRWAFCASTGDASAAPGVTELPADAPLSASSPPPSNLIEGPVPQCRSFNAFTDEASRLRAGIWDSTPYRRVLRPQPVNELMHILVGSVTLTGEDGRPVQVRAGESVFVPYGTPCAWDSNEHLAKVYVVQEVGS
- a CDS encoding GNAT family N-acetyltransferase codes for the protein MAEIAAPEALTLRPIAAGDAGLGAELSRRVGWPYRREDWEFAIGLGGGVVGVRDGKLVASALWWPYGKSHATLGMIIVAPEAQGGGIGRRLMQALLVQAEGRSLMLNATAAGEPLYAKSGFRPCGGVRQQHGHVLAVAAPQLGAGERLRPASSADLPILERLDRAATGLERGPSLAALLECGQCLVLEKAGQPVGFSILRAFGRGHVIGPVVAADEADARTLIACWLHGRTGQFIRVDLRLGSGLGDWLAQHGLAPAGDVVAMVRGDLPAAPGPARLHALINQALG
- a CDS encoding SDR family NAD(P)-dependent oxidoreductase — its product is MSERFDGKRILVTGGTSGIGFAAAKAFGALGAAVTVAARSRAGLDHALGALVLDGVAAEALCFDVCNEEEVIGAIAGRTFDVLVNNAGTHAPGNILDIASETFDTIMAVNVRGAFLVARTVAQSMVSAGIKGVIIQTSSQLGHVGAAGRASYTASKHALEGLNKCMALDLAPYGIRCVCVSPTFTRTEMTERASATSKEFSAQVSRMPLARLAEPEEIASVMVFVASSGAAMITGSSIMADGGWTCL
- a CDS encoding 2-hydroxyacid dehydrogenase; its protein translation is MTLLLKSDAARAEEWTRLLADKAPELPFRIWPDIGDPADIRYLAAWLPPDNLLGQFPNLELLVSVGAGVDQLNLADIPAHLPIVRMIEPGLVDSMVEYVTMSVLALHRDLVPYIAAQREQAWKPLRIRPTTERRVGVLGLGMLGKACALKLAEFGFGVAGWSRSRHEVDGIVTFAGDDELPDFLARSDILICLLPLTDATRGLLGAELFARLPQGAMLVNAGRGGHLDQDALLAALDSDHLAAAVLDVCEPEPLPAGHPLWNHPKVLLTPHIASRSRSEASLDIVLENLRRHQAGEPLLGLIDRDRGY
- a CDS encoding Gfo/Idh/MocA family protein, translated to MRIAIIGCGMIGRIHADRLAGLGHAIVAASDPDLERARAVAAGGRAYQDHRDLLREGGIDVACVCSPTPHHHGAVMDCAAAGVHVFLEKPMSVTLDEGREMAAAMEAAGLALGFGFKMRFEAVFAEARRLVAEGTIGRPRYATFSFYQPTPPGERIWYADIGVLRDMLVHMIDLAGWLLDAGPSAVRARTDREIGRAGEDKAFIDIDFGERVEARIQGGYLADYPDVAGREDIVFQIVGERGYVLGKRPDLLLAVTADGSRTHALAPIDAFAAELKAFTDALAARELPPVTGRDGLRAQAMIDAAERSAAAGGAEARIPRWH
- a CDS encoding dihydrodipicolinate synthase family protein translates to MVANPLARPFSGLISAPFMPMLPDGAIDWASLRRYTDWIVSQKPDAVAVNMDAAEGPALTAEERVEVMRVCADVNAGRVPLLSGLIGGSTEGMIAHGRDLLAAGAEGFCVFPPMPVFIGSPIPAEMIRRFHGDIAQALRVPLIAFQFPRGWGPDYSGDMLTALASIDEVIAIKESSFDANQTIQAVESIARLERPIGILTGSDTFIYEAMLMGCGGALIGFAGTAVAELVDMQRAHRAGDTAKGFAIWSRLAPLARYCWRPPIRDFRPRMKELLVMQGVIDHAAVRRPQLGISSEERNVIARLGREAGLIS
- a CDS encoding carbohydrate ABC transporter permease; the encoded protein is MTTRLFAAFDRHFQLLFILPGLLCLVGIVAYPVVWNLVAAFTNANLIYEGWRFTGLDNFRLVLADAEFVTSTFRTLVWTFVSVVLQLFVGLVAALCLEKVTAGRSLLRMALIVPWAFPAIIMAFAWRYMLDASYGVANYFMMILGLIGMPHAWLGETGTAMAALIAMNVWFGFPFMMVAMIAGLQTIPRELYEAARMDGASPWQEFLYVTLPGLKGIVATLATLRTIWIFNNFEFPYLTTGGGPIDATTTLPIYAFKVGWTQYELGRMAAVSVLMLAILTVTTVLYLRLLREEDDA
- a CDS encoding ABC transporter substrate-binding protein codes for the protein MRGVADRFQTANPGIKVEIEVMSWAAFGQRWPAARAANALPDVAITLGRNAIPMSIAGALHSTEPVLKTLGGPETFIPGLIEKSCKFNGAYVSLPHYVHSFISVYRKDRLAAAGLPVPVTWEDNLKAAIAMTKPPEYYGNILKLAKDDYAGAEFLWCMTQSAGGHFYDAKGEMLFDSEPVRQATEWLAEVGRKTSGPGIANLRLADTFSLVNSGKQSMCNDSAAIIGVAAQDAPEVAKNLDATLMPSKVTPGYQTNLIAAVLPKGRNSEDAQKFLAYLFAEDSYMPFLTTIPLFMFPAYRKADMKRFTDNPVIAAYPNVVKSTLDSVERGVMAGMDFGLNPFAAPVLTSGLIEDMLQRIILNDRPVKQEVAATAEKMDRLLQSIRSRL